A region of Candidatus Hydrogenedentota bacterium DNA encodes the following proteins:
- a CDS encoding sugar phosphate isomerase/epimerase, with protein sequence MKVQTAEQIGVCSWSLQATGPENLAEKVNALGVKKVQMGLTPHRDDPGAWDGVQEILASSGIEIVSGMYSTVGEDYSSLESIRKTGGVVPDEHWEENLRLAEITAKLAGQMGLTSANAHAGFLPHDPADPDFDKLCGRVKTLAEIFGKEGVTLLMETGQESAQTLLSFLGEMKARGVDNIAVNFDPANMILYDMDDPIEALQALAPHVKQVHVKDAKRTQVKGEWGEEVIVGQGEVDWNAFVRVLAEADFEGGYIFEREAGDDRVGDIKQGISALRAAMDSLK encoded by the coding sequence GTGAAGGTACAGACAGCGGAACAAATCGGTGTATGCAGTTGGTCGTTGCAAGCGACAGGCCCTGAAAATCTCGCTGAAAAAGTGAATGCGCTGGGCGTAAAAAAAGTGCAGATGGGGCTGACACCTCATCGCGATGATCCCGGTGCTTGGGATGGTGTACAGGAAATTCTTGCCTCGTCGGGTATCGAAATCGTATCAGGTATGTATTCCACGGTCGGCGAAGATTACAGCTCTTTAGAGAGTATCCGCAAAACCGGCGGTGTTGTTCCCGATGAGCATTGGGAAGAAAACCTTCGCTTGGCCGAAATTACGGCGAAGCTGGCAGGTCAAATGGGCTTAACATCGGCCAATGCTCACGCCGGTTTTCTGCCCCATGACCCTGCTGATCCTGACTTTGATAAGCTGTGCGGCCGCGTGAAAACCTTGGCGGAAATATTCGGCAAGGAAGGGGTGACCCTGCTCATGGAAACCGGTCAGGAAAGTGCGCAAACGCTCTTATCGTTTCTGGGCGAAATGAAGGCGCGGGGCGTTGACAATATTGCCGTGAATTTCGATCCCGCCAATATGATCCTCTACGATATGGATGATCCTATCGAAGCACTGCAGGCACTTGCTCCCCATGTAAAACAGGTACACGTCAAAGATGCTAAGCGGACGCAAGTGAAGGGCGAATGGGGCGAAGAAGTGATTGTCGGTCAGGGCGAGGTGGACTGGAACGCCTTTGTCCGCGTTCTGGCTGAAGCCGACTTTGAAGGGGGCTACATTTTTGAGCGTGAAGCGGGCGATGACCGTGTGGGCGACATTAAGCAAGGAATAAGCGCGCTGCGCGCCGCCATGGACAGCCTGAAATAA